Within Cellulophaga sp. L1A9, the genomic segment CGAAAGGAAAAGTGTATCGAGAACCCATGCCTGATAAAAGCTTCTCGATAGGAATGATTTCTCCGCTATCGCTACAAAATCATTCACTCGAAGTGACATCCCAGTTTCAACAACCGTTCATGAAATAATCAACAACCGTCCTTGAAATGATATTTATTGTGGTACTAAAAATTCAACAACCGTTCATGAATTAACAAGTTATGAACAGGCTAATTTTTAATCATATTCATATGCGGAATACCATCTTCTAAATACTCCTCACCAACCACATTGAAGCCTAATGATGTATAAAATTTTAAAAGGTATTTCTGTGCAGAAATACGAATCGTATCTTCTCCATAAGCTCTTTTAACTGCTGCAATAGAAGCGTTCATAATTTCTTTACCAAAACCATCTTTTCGGTATTTGGGACTAACCACTACCCTACCTATACTGGCTTCATCAAAATAATCGCCTGCATTAAAAATACGCGTATAGGCAGCTACATCAGCATCCTTGTACCCTATAACATGTAATGATTTAAAGTCTTTACCATCTACATCTTGGTATACACAATCTTGTTCTACCACAAAAACTTCACTTCGTAATTGTAAAATAGCATACAATTCTGTTGTAGATAATTCTTCGAACTTTTTTACTTGAACCTTTAGCATAGCTTAATCTTGAACAA encodes:
- a CDS encoding GNAT family N-acetyltransferase, whose amino-acid sequence is MLKVQVKKFEELSTTELYAILQLRSEVFVVEQDCVYQDVDGKDFKSLHVIGYKDADVAAYTRIFNAGDYFDEASIGRVVVSPKYRKDGFGKEIMNASIAAVKRAYGEDTIRISAQKYLLKFYTSLGFNVVGEEYLEDGIPHMNMIKN